gtgcttttttttttttttttttctccgcgTGCGTAAAATCCGCGCTTTAATCATCCATCTGAGTCCCGATCCAGCGGAGCAGAGCAGCGCTGAAGCACAGAGACTCAACCAGCCTGAAGTCAGTCACTTTATCCTGCCTCTTTTTAATGGagtttacatttacacacatttaagcctcagaaatgtctttaacaccttttttttaaatttgcacaAACTTGACtttaatcctgtttttttgttatttataaaaAGGAATAAGCTgaatattataaattaaaataaatagttttgcATGTAAGAGGAGCAAACTGACTCCTGCAGGGTTAGGAGTTAAGAGATCTTTAGATTGAGCTGCAAATACCTCAAATTTTTGCTGATTTGGAGGCTTTGACGCCTTCAGTCTTTTGCACAATTGcctcatttttcctcatttaattATCAATTTGGACTAAAAGAGTTATTAAAGAATAGAAACAACCTTAATGTGCATttcaaatataacataaaaaagcACATGAGAGGAAATGTTTCTCCTTAGCTGagtgaaatgtgtattttctcttttttaacagCCGTGTCTGTGAAGCCTTTTATTTGGATTAAGATTAAAGAAACACCTGACttccttttttacatttaattaaaaccctcaaatatacatttaaatgtgattttatccTCATAAGCTCAGTTCAAAGCCTGCGATGTGGAGTGGAGGTGATCAGGAGGAAAGGAAACCAGGTGGAATCAGACTCAGCTTAACACTTAAAATCTAAATccaatataaaaaaaggaagaaaaatattttaaaaggatCAATTTACAGTGAAATGTCTCTTTAAATAAGAAGAAACACTGAGATTTAATGTAGATTTAAATTCAAACACCGTGGCTCCACTTTTACACCTTTAACTCAATTTAAATCCAATTTTTTATAGTGTGAAATATTCCACATATTCATCCTCCATGTGTTtagattattataattaatataaagttGAATTTATAGAAGAAATATGATCAGATGTGAGGTGATATATGTGCGTCTCGTGTCGTTTTGATGTGAATTTAACAGAGACGACGTGAAGTTTAACACCTGAAGAGTGAATGTAGAAATAAAtcaggtggagaaaaaaaaaaaaagagaaagaaaagaggaaagaaaagaggagtgaAGTGAAGCTGATGAAGGGATCTCAGCATCTGTTTCACACTTCTCGGCTTTAAAACTTAAAACGCAAAAactctcattttttatttaacgcCTTTGAAACGTGAATCccttaaatgtgtaaaattcaCGTTGATTCATGTCGAAGCGTTTCTTCGTGTTTGTGTCTTAAATGTTGATGAATGTCTCGGAGGTTGAAACCCGAGCCGTGAAGCAACATCTTTTTAATGGGACTTGGCTTCTCCGATGTAAACCCGCCGTTGTGCCACATGTGTTTGAAGTGTGTGGAAATCAAACACATATTGAACAGAtttgaggctgtgtgtgtgtgtgtgtgtgtgtgtgtgtgatgatgatgattgacaGCTCTTCCTCTCTGATCTCTGATGTTTCCTCCAGTTTGACGGCCGGCTGCAGACATGCTGAAGCCCGGTGATCCGAGCGGTTCGGCCTTCCTGAAGGTGGACCCGTCCTACCTGCAGCACTGGCAGCAGCTCTTCCCCCAGGCCCAGCTGAAGGCTCCTCCGCCTCCACCTGACCGCCTCTCCATCCCCATGGACAGCCTGCGCCCGTCCCGCCTGCACAGCCACCTCCTGTCCTCCACGCACtgcacctcctcttcttcttctacgtCTTCTTctgcggcggcggcggcggcggcggcagcagcTCTCACCccatcctcctccatctccatctccagctCCGCAGGGCTCTCCCAGCTGCCCGTCCCCCAGCAGATCGCTCTATTCGGGCAGGCGTTGGCGCCGGTGTGTGCCGGGCCTGGAGGACCAGGAGGAGGAccaggaggtggaggaggaggagatatgATGATGGTCGTCCCTCCGGAGAACCAGCAGGGTCATCACAACCAAGCATTGGGACTCCTCCATCAGGCCAAAGAGCAGAGCTgtgggggggtggtgggggtcGGCGTGGTGTCGTCCAGCGTGAagagcggaggaggaggaggaggaggaggagaggaaggagggaaaggagcgACGGCCAGGTTCAAGCTGACGTCCGAGGAGCTGGACTACTACCTGTACGGGCAGCAGAGGATGGAGATCATCCCGCTCAGCACACACACGGGGGAGGCCAACAAccgtacgtacacacacacacacacacacacacacacacacacacacacacacacacacacacacacacacacacacacacacacacacacacacacacacacacacaggtcagagtGACTTCTCCTCTAATATTAATAGTTCTCAGCTTTAATCTCCTGCAGCATTTTCCTCATAATAAGTTtaataagtttaatttaattgttgctgcttcatatttatataaactATCTGTTCGTACTCTGAGCGTTGATGCTTCATAAAGACTTAATCTGCTTTATTCAACTATAATTAATCTGTTAATAcatcattaaattatttattaggccccaaaagaaaaaaagtcctaaTTCATTCTagtgtgttattattatattagtgaGGAAAAGTGTCGTTTTAGggtttaatgttaatttataatcatttatatttatattattcttgCATCTTTCATCAAGAATTaacagtgcatttaaaaaaacataaaattagtGTCAGGACTCAACTGTAGTTAAACGTTACAGtgaatataaaataagttaaaataagataatttaactttaactttaaaaatcatcatttaatttCCATCAGTTTAAAGTGtgaaagactttttaaaattaatgtaatagaagtgataaaatatgttcaattccttcatttaaaagtatttattgttattattattattattattattattattattactttgtaccttaatttaaaaagaagcGTGGGGTGAAGGGGTGGAggtcaggggtcaaaggtcaacagcCTGGCTGAGGTTCAAACcctcagacagcagcagcaggtctgCAGCTCCAGTTTAATATTAACcagcgcgcgcgtgtgtgtgtgtatgcgcgtgCTCTAATGATTAATCTCACTTAAACTCCAATCAAACTGATCGATTAATTGAATATTAGTTTCTTTTCActccagttttgttttttcctttaatttagcAGCAAAACCTCCAGAAACACGGGTTTgtatttattcttctttatttgattttatttatttaaatttaattaaactgattttaaacaaatgttttatcagctgtttaaatgtttaaatctaATAATAAACTTCACCTATAAAACAAACCATAACGCGTCTCTATGCGGAGAATTTAACTCTGAACCGGGTTTTTCATGTCTGCGGTGACTCCGTGtgggtgcgtgcgtgtgcatgtgtgtacgtgcgtgtgcgtgtgtgtgttcgggCCGCTCTCACTTTCAG
The genomic region above belongs to Scomber scombrus unplaced genomic scaffold, fScoSco1.1 SCAFFOLD_85, whole genome shotgun sequence and contains:
- the LOC133977274 gene encoding putative histone-lysine N-methyltransferase PRDM6, with amino-acid sequence MLKPGDPSGSAFLKVDPSYLQHWQQLFPQAQLKAPPPPPDRLSIPMDSLRPSRLHSHLLSSTHCTSSSSSTSSSAAAAAAAAAALTPSSSISISSSAGLSQLPVPQQIALFGQALAPVCAGPGGPGGGPGGGGGGDMMMVVPPENQQGHHNQALGLLHQAKEQSCGGVVGVGVVSSSVKSGGGGGGGGEEGGKGATARFKLTSEELDYYLYGQQRMEIIPLSTHTGEANNRCDMCADNRNGECPMHGPLHSLRRLVGTSSTPAPVTMPDVPDWLRDLPREVCLCTSTVPGLGYGICAAQRIPQGTWIGPFQGIPLLADKHQSGAVRNTRHLWEIYDSEGTLQHFIDGNDPSKSSWMRYIRCARHCGEQNMMVVQYRSCIFYRACMDIPRGTELLVWYNDSYTSFFGIPLQCIAQDEN